In Synergistaceae bacterium, the following proteins share a genomic window:
- a CDS encoding putative Ig domain-containing protein, with protein sequence MSLKDYKSLETFKINNNVEMISLDLSGCTSLNDLGQLNYSYSYYYDIWSDISTTSFPRLAYLNLSGCSSLPELYIRSVKELNMSGCTALKKLHIRNYETRYYEQAPESYKDVCMYPVENLNIEGCSALEDLLIYRSALKSLELNGFENLSRIEVSANSELVSVNAANCISMDRIDCGNNKKLTDLNINGCSNLRILYCNNNKLSKLDISSCSNLKTLYCFDNEIAYLDLDKNFSLEDNYDNGYYFRIDQKIHNLKAKRVGKFWQIDFKDYMPLEKVKYINTTDIRFYDGANNSYWSNAAYFSFDPSTGIMLLKSDFPPAMVEYHYHTRSNPSNKDMNVRLVHNQIYPYVFIHSNFYSQTFNGHIYIHDISNNGYLHYTNTLINGIKQDLINEQYINDNIRTFSGINSYYYDMSGLTADGNSRIILTVQPEEPGIVTFSIPSNLGLTLENLSRDKYGTASISIPTVKLTDNSYQASAVLIAPESYPASYKNFPSDKFNLTVTFMNNNGDIISTDRDLILHAAPVMLIHGLRGNIEGTFNVKGDSGIFYELTKAGYISNDVDIGGWDYDGTQGPNDILADDYNGLYYAIGNKLLNYRNRGLECTRVDIVAHSMGGLMARKFLQEPDNDSDDGNNRSILAYKQGMVRRVITVATPHRGSPWAPILRLKDNWLHSGLDLVLHFINALLNIAGQTYLTNDAESAYRDLEPGAQNYGYPENVPMHSICSDVSNGDIISALGHEINASDLAGLKQMFNYSGHDLIVPVRSAVGDFKSQYTKIFKSNDVWAYSHMGICAQKEVGEKVVELLRGPVTNFQIGDYGSNDDNLELPAITKEDLPNATKGVEYYHALNITNVNYISFSSLPKGLKFDGSEGLYAITGKPEKIGTTKFTITAHNDNGRVSEEFTITVYEGVSISTTSLKNGAVDKKYSAKIKSKGSKPITFTAQNLPDGLSINSNTGEISGTPSVYGSFPLIITAKNPSSEANININLVIKPVAPKISGKLNAGSLNEPYSSTFTLSKGSQPVTWTLEGNLPDGLSFDAENATIHGTPTQACKNSIKIIAANDSGTDKKSLTLTIKGIKPKFSGKFNTFTLGKYDSSSLTLSQGSKPVTLSYSGNLPAGLEFDSESLILSGTPTEIWNKSINITASNGAGKLTKSFRIQVKGTAPKISVKSLPSGTVGEDYNFTLSASGSQPITFTAENLPSGLYVDGDKITGTPTQTCKKQSVTIIAANPVKTVRKKLKISISANSAKIDTQANDSELEDVAVNQAPWNDTPDSEPAKIIFGQERNLSSLNTNNINISGDYEIAAVLPEIHVTESGLYEIDIELNNNIKTGAKLIWLACPKNIMPSEDDFIAEFYDETGAEINQVPANHKITVSAWLNKGVIYEPVIAVNN encoded by the coding sequence TTGAGCCTGAAAGATTATAAATCGCTTGAAACCTTCAAAATAAATAATAATGTCGAAATGATTTCGCTTGATTTGAGCGGGTGTACTTCTCTGAATGATTTAGGCCAGCTTAATTACAGTTACTCATATTATTATGATATTTGGAGTGATATATCTACAACATCATTTCCTCGTCTAGCTTACTTGAATTTAAGCGGCTGCTCTTCACTGCCTGAATTATATATACGTTCTGTTAAAGAATTAAATATGTCGGGCTGTACAGCTTTAAAAAAATTGCATATACGTAATTATGAAACTAGATATTACGAACAAGCTCCAGAATCTTATAAAGATGTCTGCATGTATCCTGTCGAAAATTTAAATATTGAAGGCTGTTCTGCTTTAGAAGATTTATTAATTTATAGGTCTGCTCTAAAATCTCTCGAACTCAACGGCTTTGAGAATCTCTCACGAATCGAAGTATCTGCAAATTCTGAACTTGTTAGTGTAAATGCTGCTAACTGCATATCTATGGACAGGATAGATTGCGGAAATAATAAAAAATTAACAGATTTAAATATTAACGGCTGCTCAAATTTAAGAATACTTTATTGTAATAATAATAAACTTTCTAAACTTGATATAAGCTCATGCTCAAATCTTAAGACTCTTTACTGCTTTGATAATGAAATCGCATATCTTGATTTAGACAAAAATTTTTCACTTGAAGACAACTACGATAACGGCTATTATTTTAGAATAGACCAGAAAATCCATAACTTGAAGGCAAAACGAGTCGGTAAATTCTGGCAGATTGATTTTAAAGATTATATGCCGCTTGAGAAGGTCAAATACATCAACACGACTGATATAAGATTTTACGATGGAGCAAATAATTCTTACTGGAGTAACGCCGCGTATTTTTCTTTTGATCCGTCTACAGGGATTATGCTGTTAAAATCTGACTTCCCCCCGGCAATGGTAGAATATCATTATCACACTCGTTCTAATCCCTCAAATAAAGATATGAATGTTAGACTAGTACATAATCAAATTTATCCGTATGTTTTCATACATTCTAATTTTTATTCTCAAACTTTCAACGGGCATATATATATTCATGACATTAGCAATAACGGCTATCTTCACTACACAAATACATTGATAAACGGAATAAAACAAGATTTAATTAACGAGCAATATATTAATGATAACATACGCACTTTTTCCGGTATAAATTCATATTATTATGACATGAGCGGACTCACTGCTGACGGAAATTCACGCATAATCTTAACTGTTCAGCCAGAAGAACCCGGCATTGTAACATTCTCGATTCCTTCAAATCTTGGCCTAACTCTCGAAAATTTGAGCCGCGATAAATACGGCACTGCTTCAATATCAATTCCGACTGTGAAATTAACTGATAATTCCTATCAGGCTTCGGCGGTCTTGATAGCTCCTGAGTCATATCCGGCCAGCTATAAAAATTTTCCGTCTGATAAATTCAATCTCACTGTAACATTTATGAATAATAACGGCGATATAATTTCGACTGACAGAGATTTAATACTTCATGCTGCACCGGTCATGTTAATTCACGGACTACGTGGAAATATTGAAGGGACTTTTAACGTGAAAGGCGATTCAGGAATATTTTACGAGCTTACTAAGGCGGGCTATATTTCTAATGATGTCGATATAGGCGGCTGGGACTATGACGGAACACAAGGCCCGAATGATATTCTAGCAGATGATTATAACGGGCTATATTATGCAATCGGTAATAAACTTCTCAATTATAGAAATCGCGGGCTTGAATGCACAAGAGTTGATATAGTTGCTCACAGTATGGGCGGACTAATGGCGCGAAAATTTTTGCAGGAACCTGATAACGACTCAGACGACGGCAATAACCGCTCAATCTTAGCATATAAACAAGGCATGGTCAGAAGAGTTATAACTGTCGCGACTCCTCACAGGGGGAGTCCCTGGGCTCCAATATTGAGATTAAAAGATAATTGGCTTCACTCTGGCTTGGATTTGGTTTTACATTTTATAAATGCATTATTAAATATCGCCGGCCAAACTTATTTAACAAATGATGCTGAGAGCGCGTATAGAGACCTTGAACCGGGTGCGCAAAATTATGGGTATCCTGAAAATGTGCCTATGCATTCAATATGTTCTGACGTAAGCAACGGGGATATTATTTCAGCACTGGGACATGAAATTAATGCATCTGACCTCGCAGGACTCAAGCAAATGTTTAATTATTCCGGACATGATTTAATTGTCCCAGTAAGAAGCGCAGTGGGTGATTTCAAATCGCAATATACTAAAATTTTCAAGAGTAATGATGTCTGGGCTTACTCTCACATGGGAATTTGCGCACAAAAAGAAGTCGGCGAGAAAGTTGTAGAATTATTGCGCGGACCGGTTACTAATTTTCAAATCGGCGATTACGGCTCTAACGATGACAATTTAGAATTACCGGCTATCACAAAAGAAGACCTGCCAAACGCTACAAAAGGTGTTGAATATTATCACGCTCTGAATATAACTAATGTAAATTATATTTCTTTCTCGAGTCTCCCTAAAGGCTTAAAATTTGACGGTTCAGAAGGCTTATATGCAATTACAGGCAAACCCGAAAAAATAGGCACTACAAAATTTACTATTACTGCTCATAATGACAACGGCCGAGTCTCTGAAGAATTCACTATTACAGTTTATGAAGGCGTATCAATCTCTACAACGAGTCTAAAAAATGGTGCTGTTGACAAGAAATACAGCGCGAAAATTAAATCAAAAGGTTCAAAGCCTATCACTTTCACCGCGCAAAATCTCCCCGACGGCTTGAGCATAAATTCAAACACTGGCGAAATTTCCGGGACTCCTTCTGTTTACGGCTCATTCCCATTAATTATTACGGCCAAGAATCCCAGTTCTGAAGCAAACATAAATATAAATCTCGTAATAAAACCTGTTGCCCCTAAAATTTCCGGTAAACTCAACGCAGGGAGTCTTAATGAGCCCTATTCGTCAACTTTCACTCTTTCAAAGGGGAGTCAGCCGGTTACATGGACTCTTGAAGGAAATTTACCCGATGGACTCTCTTTTGACGCGGAAAATGCAACGATTCACGGGACTCCGACTCAAGCATGTAAGAATTCAATTAAGATAATTGCTGCTAATGACAGCGGGACTGATAAGAAATCTCTAACTCTCACAATCAAGGGAATCAAGCCTAAATTTTCCGGAAAATTTAACACGTTTACTCTCGGCAAATATGACTCGTCAAGTTTGACTCTCTCACAGGGAAGCAAGCCCGTTACATTGAGTTATTCAGGAAATCTCCCGGCCGGTTTAGAATTTGATTCTGAAAGTTTGATTCTATCAGGGACTCCGACAGAAATATGGAATAAAAGCATAAATATAACGGCCTCAAATGGAGCAGGAAAATTAACAAAATCCTTCAGGATACAAGTTAAAGGCACTGCCCCTAAAATTTCAGTAAAGAGTCTCCCATCCGGTACAGTCGGAGAAGATTATAATTTCACTCTTAGTGCATCAGGAAGTCAGCCCATAACTTTTACTGCTGAAAATTTGCCGAGCGGTTTATACGTTGACGGCGATAAAATAACAGGTACACCGACTCAAACATGTAAAAAACAATCTGTAACAATAATTGCCGCGAATCCCGTCAAGACAGTTAGAAAGAAGCTCAAAATCTCAATCTCTGCAAATTCTGCAAAAATTGACACTCAAGCAAATGACTCGGAACTTGAAGATGTTGCAGTAAATCAAGCTCCGTGGAATGACACGCCCGATTCTGAGCCAGCAAAAATAATTTTCGGCCAAGAACGCAATTTATCATCACTCAACACAAACAATATAAATATTTCCGGTGATTATGAGATTGCGGCAGTACTTCCTGAAATTCACGTAACTGAAAGCGGCCTATATGAAATCGATATCGAACTAAATAATAATATCAAGACGGGGGCAAAATTAATCTGGCTTGCTTGTCCCAAAAATATAATGCCTTCAGAAGATGATTTTATAGCAGAATTCTATGACGAGACAGGCGCAGAAATTAATCAAGTCCCGGCGAATCATAAAATCACGGTCTCTGCTTGGCTCAATAAGGGCGTTATTTATGAACCTGTTATCGCGGTGAATAATTAA
- a CDS encoding YlxR family protein, with protein sequence MSSKHIPARSCVICRAKGTKRDLIRIVKSPDNLAVIDISGKLPGRGCYICPDSECIDRAIKSGNLARSLGVNEIVPAFWQELREHAKNFVPNSKLKLCSILGLARKSGALLIGSDNIENFNHKILLIVARDCSDGIKKFAEDKQALYPDLSIKELSQTVGSKGGVQIIGLPLSSGFAKKIFSLNIERSTPFE encoded by the coding sequence ATGAGTAGTAAGCACATTCCCGCGAGATCTTGTGTTATTTGCCGGGCTAAAGGGACAAAGCGCGATTTAATTCGTATAGTCAAGAGTCCTGATAATTTAGCAGTAATTGACATTTCGGGCAAACTTCCGGGCAGAGGCTGCTATATCTGTCCGGACTCTGAATGCATTGACCGCGCTATAAAATCAGGAAATTTAGCACGTTCGCTCGGAGTTAATGAAATCGTCCCGGCTTTCTGGCAGGAATTAAGAGAACACGCTAAAAATTTTGTGCCTAATAGTAAATTAAAACTTTGCTCGATTCTGGGACTCGCTAGGAAGTCAGGCGCGTTATTGATAGGCTCTGACAATATAGAAAATTTCAATCATAAAATTTTATTGATAGTTGCTCGTGACTGCTCAGACGGAATCAAAAAATTTGCTGAAGATAAGCAGGCATTATATCCCGATTTGAGCATTAAAGAATTATCGCAGACTGTAGGCTCTAAAGGCGGAGTGCAAATTATAGGGCTGCCATTGAGTTCAGGTTTTGCGAAAAAAATTTTTTCACTAAATATCGAGAGGAGTACGCCATTTGAATAA
- a CDS encoding ribosome maturation factor RimP, with product MMTIENFLGQIDLIVTKLGYECVHASIKTEFGRLKVQVLIDTLGGINAGDCELVSGHVNKFLDENQDLPFLNNGRYYLEVSSPGIERPLYKIADYVRFQGREARVRLNELLDGRKTFTGEILRSADDSQVIMLCDGHDIHIPFEIIKGGNLIFRFDDEKDNHKPTKTRNRRTKK from the coding sequence ATGATGACAATAGAAAATTTTTTAGGACAAATTGATTTAATAGTTACTAAACTTGGCTATGAATGCGTACATGCCAGCATAAAAACTGAATTCGGCCGCCTCAAAGTTCAAGTATTAATTGACACGCTCGGAGGAATTAACGCCGGGGACTGCGAACTCGTTTCAGGACACGTTAATAAATTTCTCGACGAAAATCAAGATCTGCCATTTCTCAACAACGGCCGCTATTATCTCGAAGTAAGTTCACCCGGGATTGAGAGGCCATTATATAAAATCGCTGATTATGTCAGATTTCAGGGCCGTGAAGCAAGAGTCAGACTCAATGAATTACTTGACGGACGCAAAACTTTCACGGGCGAAATTTTAAGAAGCGCAGATGATTCACAAGTTATTATGCTTTGTGATGGACATGATATACACATACCGTTTGAAATTATCAAAGGAGGAAATTTAATTTTTAGATTCGATGATGAGAAAGATAATCACAAGCCCACTAAAACAAGAAACAGGAGGACGAAAAAATGA
- the nusA gene encoding transcription termination/antitermination protein NusA, producing the protein MKRAIIDAPEAAPRLDINRFIETLAEERGLDVDVIITTLEAALSSAYKKYQAGNQNIEIKIDRDSGGIIINEIRNVVENVENPDTEITLKDALMYDINSEIGGTVKIRRNPADFGRIAAQTARQVITQRLRDEERKIVFNEFADKVGELVTGTIYRNEGDQTIIQLSDRTDGVLTRKEKIPNERYNIGSMMKFYVLDVKQTARSPKIMLSRTHPGLLRKLMEVEIPEIQQGIIEIKSIVRDAGARAKVSLVTLDPNVDPVGACVGNGGARIKAISSALKGEKIDVIVYTEDPLNYIRAALSPAQIAKVEPVLDTERSAIAYVYQDQLSLAIGKLGQNVRLAAKLTGWKIDIKTIEPDRMPTLKDIFHDVFNE; encoded by the coding sequence ATGAAGCGCGCTATTATTGATGCTCCCGAGGCTGCTCCAAGACTCGATATAAATAGATTTATTGAGACTCTCGCGGAAGAACGGGGACTTGATGTCGATGTAATAATTACTACTCTTGAGGCTGCTTTGTCTTCAGCTTACAAGAAATATCAAGCCGGCAATCAAAATATAGAAATAAAAATAGATCGCGATTCAGGCGGCATAATTATTAATGAAATTCGCAATGTAGTTGAAAACGTAGAGAATCCCGACACAGAAATAACTCTGAAGGACGCTCTTATGTATGATATTAACTCGGAAATCGGCGGCACTGTAAAAATTAGACGCAACCCCGCAGACTTTGGACGAATTGCAGCACAGACAGCAAGACAAGTTATCACCCAGCGTCTAAGAGATGAAGAACGCAAAATTGTATTTAACGAGTTCGCTGATAAGGTCGGGGAATTAGTAACAGGCACTATTTACAGGAATGAAGGCGATCAGACTATTATACAGCTTAGCGACAGGACCGACGGAGTTTTAACGCGTAAGGAAAAAATACCTAATGAACGTTATAATATCGGCTCAATGATGAAATTTTACGTGCTTGACGTTAAGCAGACAGCAAGAAGCCCTAAAATCATGCTTTCACGAACTCACCCGGGATTATTGCGCAAATTAATGGAAGTGGAAATCCCCGAAATTCAGCAGGGTATTATCGAAATTAAAAGCATTGTACGTGATGCAGGTGCACGCGCTAAAGTCTCACTTGTTACGTTAGATCCAAACGTTGACCCCGTCGGCGCATGTGTAGGCAATGGAGGCGCAAGAATTAAGGCAATCAGCAGCGCACTTAAAGGCGAAAAAATTGATGTAATTGTCTACACTGAAGACCCGTTAAATTATATCCGGGCTGCTTTATCTCCGGCTCAAATCGCAAAAGTTGAACCCGTCTTAGACACTGAACGCTCGGCCATAGCTTATGTCTATCAGGATCAATTATCGCTCGCAATAGGAAAACTCGGGCAAAACGTGAGACTCGCCGCGAAATTAACAGGCTGGAAAATTGACATTAAAACTATAGAGCCTGACAGAATGCCGACTCTAAAAGATATTTTCCATGACGTTTTCAATGAGTAG